GCATGAAGCTCTGGAGCCAGCTCAAATACAGTTCGGCCGGGCAAGAGATCCATGACCGCAAAGACCCCACCCAAAATAGATTTATCTCCACAAACATGATGAATCACAGGAATCTTGAGGCCCTGCTGATTCAGGGTCTGATACACAAACTGTTGATACAGAAGCTCCTCCTCTTTGCGCTCAGGACGCTGAATGCGGAGGACCCGTGGCTCCTGATCAACAAGCTGGTAGCGATACAGCCGAGCATCGAAGCCTCCAGTCAGTCGCGTCGGCTCCACCTCATACGCAACAGGATCCTCAAATTTCGATTGCAGGTAAGACAAGAAATCAGCAGCAATTTGCTGATCGGATCTGAATTCAGTTTCAAGGGCTAGCGCTGGCATTGCTCCTCGCTCGGATGAACTCACCATCGCGCCAGTTCTCTCTTAGCGGATCCCCCAAAAGGGGGAATGCTTCCGGCTCAGGCAGTGAGCCGCCGGAAGGTTTTCTTGCCCAGCTGCAGCACCTTGCCCTCCAGCTCCGCCGCTGATGCGAACTCCTGGTTGGGGTCGGTGATCTTCTCCCCCTCCAGACGCGCCGCACCTCCCTTGATCTGGCGGCGGGCCTCACTGCTGCTGGCGCAGATGCCCACAGCACTGAACAGATAAAAGGCCTTCGCCGGGAAGTTCACCTCCGCCAGCGACGCCTCGGGCACATCGGCACCAGCATCTCCACTGCCCGCCACCAGGGTGGCGGCATCGCTTTGGGCCTTCTCCGCCGCGGCCAAACCATGGCGGCTCGCGGTCACCGCCAGGGCCATCGCCTTCTGCTTCTCGCGCGGGTTCTCCGGCAACGCCGACAGATCCAGATCGGTGAGCAACGTCACGTAGTCGTCGATCGCCGCATCGCCGACTTTCTCCAGCTTGGAGTACATCGAGAGCGGATCCTCCTCCAGACCCACCACATTGCCGAGGCTCTTGCTCATCTTCTGAACGCCATCGAGCCCCACCAGGATCGGCAGCAGCAGCCCGAACTGGGTGCCCTTGTCGAAGTGGCGCTGCAGATCGCGGCCCATGGCCACGTTGAACTTCTGATCAGTACCGCCCAGCTCCACATCGGCATTCACCGCCACCGAGTCGTAGCCCTGAAGCAGCGGGTAGAGGAATTCATGCAGGGCAATCGGAGTGCCACTGCCGTAGCGCTTGGAGAAGTCGTCTTTGGCCAGCATCTGGCCCACGGTGCCGGTGCCGAGCAACCCGATCACCGCCGGCAGGTCCATCCCCTCCAGCCACTCGGAGTTGTATCTCACCTCCAAGCGACCGGGGGTCTCGAAATCGAGCAGCGCCGTCTGCTTGGGCTGGTCCTGCCCCAGCTGGCGCAGATAGGTAGAGGCGTTGGCCGCCACCTGCTCTTTGCTCAGCTGCACCCGGGTGGCGCTTTTGCCGGTGGGATCGCCGATCCGTGCCGTGAAATCGCCAATGATCAGCACCGCCGTGTGGCCCGCGTCCTGAAAGGCACGCAGCTT
The Synechococcus sp. PROS-U-1 DNA segment above includes these coding regions:
- a CDS encoding phosphotransferase family protein, with translation MVSSSERGAMPALALETEFRSDQQIAADFLSYLQSKFEDPVAYEVEPTRLTGGFDARLYRYQLVDQEPRVLRIQRPERKEEELLYQQFVYQTLNQQGLKIPVIHHVCGDKSILGGVFAVMDLLPGRTVFELAPELHAKVLGESMATLHEMDVRPIVEAFRQSDVPDELYLSPLVIKRRWILWKKRTHGLLN
- the tyrS gene encoding tyrosine--tRNA ligase, producing the protein MPDPIPSLPDWLSRGMADLFPAGDPSDADQALAARLAQAEKESRPLRVKLGIDPTGSNIHLGHSILFRKLRAFQDAGHTAVLIIGDFTARIGDPTGKSATRVQLSKEQVAANASTYLRQLGQDQPKQTALLDFETPGRLEVRYNSEWLEGMDLPAVIGLLGTGTVGQMLAKDDFSKRYGSGTPIALHEFLYPLLQGYDSVAVNADVELGGTDQKFNVAMGRDLQRHFDKGTQFGLLLPILVGLDGVQKMSKSLGNVVGLEEDPLSMYSKLEKVGDAAIDDYVTLLTDLDLSALPENPREKQKAMALAVTASRHGLAAAEKAQSDAATLVAGSGDAGADVPEASLAEVNFPAKAFYLFSAVGICASSSEARRQIKGGAARLEGEKITDPNQEFASAAELEGKVLQLGKKTFRRLTA